In Flavobacteriaceae bacterium, the following proteins share a genomic window:
- a CDS encoding Crp/Fnr family transcriptional regulator, translating into MNPFLTYIKQYIDISPEIEVEMTNIMRKESIIKGELLLEEGKICKRLYFLSKGTIRTYFFQKGKDITYWIYPENTIVTSWHSYLLCKPSTEYIEVINDAIVYSITYDQWEELYLKYPSLERFGRLVMEEVVALIDDFYKGYYLLSAKEKYELLISVFPNITQRANLGHIASMLGISQETLSRIRRGKK; encoded by the coding sequence ATGAACCCATTTCTGACTTACATAAAGCAATATATTGATATTTCTCCTGAAATAGAAGTTGAGATGACTAATATAATGCGTAAAGAGAGTATCATAAAAGGAGAATTACTTTTAGAAGAAGGGAAAATCTGTAAAAGATTGTATTTTTTGTCAAAAGGGACGATACGAACTTATTTTTTTCAAAAAGGGAAAGATATTACGTATTGGATTTACCCTGAAAACACTATAGTTACTTCTTGGCATAGTTATTTATTGTGTAAACCATCTACAGAATATATTGAAGTGATTAATGATGCAATCGTCTATTCAATAACTTATGATCAATGGGAGGAACTTTATTTAAAATACCCAAGTTTAGAGCGTTTTGGAAGATTAGTTATGGAAGAAGTAGTAGCTTTAATTGATGATTTTTATAAAGGGTATTATTTGCTGTCTGCAAAAGAAAAATATGAATTATTGATTTCTGTTTTTCCAAATATTACTCAACGTGCAAACCTAGGTCATATAGCATCAATGCTAGGAATTAGTCAAGAAACCTTAAGTAGAATCAGAAGAGGTAAAAAGTAA
- a CDS encoding adenylate/guanylate cyclase domain-containing protein, with amino-acid sequence MKSSKSHKISLFKEQEEVNCYENSTILEATLAAHINHAHACGGQAKCSTCRVSIVKGIENCSSRSNAEQQIAEKLNFPIEIRLACQTHITGDVSIRRMVADKLDMDIINEQFSEDSKIALGSQQKLTIVFIDIINYTALAEKFPPYDIVHVLNRYYRIMNTIIQDNKGIISDVAGDGILAVFGIDNEGRNSVLDAIHAIEGMHKNLELFNVYLKENFNIQFGIRAGIHYGNVIVGPFDTGAMKKLAVIGDNVNYASRIEAANKKFDTKLLLSEEAYQKINKKYPNHNSFSTTLKGKTGQYKLYEIKI; translated from the coding sequence ATGAAAAGCTCTAAGTCACATAAAATTAGCTTGTTTAAAGAGCAAGAGGAGGTTAATTGTTATGAGAATAGCACAATTCTTGAAGCTACATTAGCAGCTCATATTAATCATGCACACGCTTGTGGCGGACAAGCAAAATGTTCTACTTGCAGAGTAAGTATCGTTAAAGGAATAGAGAATTGCAGCTCAAGAAGTAATGCAGAACAACAAATTGCAGAGAAGTTAAATTTCCCTATAGAAATTCGTTTAGCTTGTCAAACTCATATTACAGGAGATGTATCAATCCGAAGGATGGTGGCAGATAAATTGGATATGGATATTATTAATGAACAATTTTCTGAGGATTCAAAAATCGCTCTTGGTAGCCAGCAAAAACTAACAATAGTATTTATAGATATTATTAACTATACAGCTTTAGCAGAAAAATTTCCTCCATACGATATTGTACATGTATTAAATCGATATTATCGAATTATGAATACGATTATTCAAGATAATAAAGGAATTATAAGTGATGTAGCTGGTGATGGGATTTTGGCTGTTTTTGGTATAGATAACGAAGGTCGCAATTCTGTTTTAGATGCCATACATGCAATAGAAGGAATGCATAAAAATTTAGAATTATTTAATGTATATCTTAAAGAAAATTTTAATATTCAATTCGGAATTCGAGCGGGTATTCACTACGGAAATGTTATTGTAGGCCCTTTTGATACTGGTGCAATGAAAAAATTGGCTGTAATAGGAGACAATGTAAATTATGCAAGTCGTATTGAAGCAGCAAACAAAAAGTTTGATACTAAGCTTTTACTCTCTGAAGAAGCTTATCAAAAAATCAATAAAAAATACCCTAATCACAATTCTTTTAGTACTACTTTAAAAGGGAAGACTGGGCAGTATAAACTTTATGAAATTAAAATATAA
- a CDS encoding DUF3800 domain-containing protein yields MNKTFNIYCDESCHLENDHKSFMFLGSVSSAYNQVKLHTKNISELKKKHNFYAEIKWSKVSKSKLRFYLDLVDYFFATDLRFRTVGVDKSKINNGAFYQSYDDFYYKMYYYLLNHNIHSHHKYNVFL; encoded by the coding sequence ATGAATAAAACATTTAATATATACTGTGATGAAAGTTGTCATTTAGAAAATGATCATAAATCATTTATGTTTTTAGGATCAGTAAGTTCAGCTTATAATCAAGTTAAGTTACACACAAAAAACATAAGTGAACTTAAAAAAAAACATAATTTCTATGCTGAAATTAAATGGTCAAAAGTATCTAAATCTAAACTTCGATTTTACTTAGACTTAGTAGATTATTTCTTTGCAACAGATTTACGTTTTAGAACAGTAGGAGTAGATAAATCTAAAATTAACAATGGTGCTTTTTACCAATCATATGACGATTTTTATTATAAAATGTATTATTATTTACTTAATCATAATATACATAGTCATCACAAATACAATGTTTTTCTTTGA
- a CDS encoding PhzF family phenazine biosynthesis protein has translation MNYKIYQIDAFTDKVFSGNPAAVCPLKEWLSDKLLQRIAMENNLAETAFYVKQGDQYQIRWFTPKVEVNLCGHATLAAAYVLFNLENYKEGLINFYSTRSGKLTVTKKNDYLTLNFPTDTIENIDLSKDLTSGFDIAPIQALKGKTDFVLVFENENQVKHLKPDLKHISTLNGRGLIATAKGDNVDFVSRFFAPQSGIDEDPVTGSAHTTLTPYWANKLGKTELSAIQLSERKGYLQCNLLGDRVEICGQAKLYLIGEIYTE, from the coding sequence ATGAATTATAAAATTTACCAAATAGATGCTTTTACCGATAAGGTTTTTTCAGGAAATCCAGCAGCAGTTTGTCCACTTAAAGAATGGTTAAGTGATAAACTATTACAGAGAATTGCAATGGAAAACAATCTAGCAGAAACTGCTTTTTATGTAAAACAAGGCGATCAATATCAAATTAGATGGTTTACACCAAAAGTAGAAGTTAACCTATGTGGACATGCAACTTTAGCAGCAGCATATGTTTTATTTAATTTGGAAAACTATAAAGAGGGCTTAATTAATTTTTACTCTACCCGTAGTGGAAAGCTAACTGTCACTAAAAAAAATGACTATTTAACATTAAATTTTCCAACAGATACTATTGAAAATATAGATCTATCTAAAGATTTAACAAGTGGATTTGATATTGCACCCATACAAGCTTTAAAAGGCAAAACGGATTTTGTTTTAGTTTTCGAAAACGAAAATCAGGTCAAACATTTAAAGCCTGATCTAAAACATATTTCAACTCTTAATGGCAGAGGTTTAATAGCCACTGCAAAAGGAGATAACGTAGACTTTGTGTCAAGGTTTTTCGCACCACAATCAGGGATTGATGAAGATCCAGTAACTGGTTCGGCTCATACCACCTTAACTCCATATTGGGCAAATAAACTTGGTAAAACAGAGTTATCTGCAATTCAACTTTCAGAGCGTAAAGGATATTTACAATGTAACCTTTTAGGTGATAGAGTTGAGATTTGCGGGCAAGCAAAATTATATTTGATAGGAGAAATATATACAGAATAA